GATCGCGGAGCTGGCGCGGCATCCCAAAGCCGTCGCCATCGGCGAGATCGGGCTGGATTTTTATTGGAAAAATGTTCCGCCGGAAATTCAGCGGCGCGCTTTCGTTCGCCAGTTGCACCTGGCCAAAGAGTTGCAAAAGCCCGTCATTATACATAACCGCGATGCTGGCGTTGCGATTCTGCAAACCTTGCAGGATGCCGGTATAACTCATCTTTCCGGTGTGTTCCATTGCTTTTCGGAGGGCGCTGATTATGCCCGCCGGGTGCTGGCGCTCGGCTGCCACATTTCTTTTACTGGGAATTTGACGTATAAAAAATCCGTTTTGCCGGAAATTGCCGGGAGCATTCCGCTGGAAAAAATCTTGCTCGAAACCGATGCGCCGTTCATGACGCCGGCGCCGCATCGCGGCAAGCGCAACGAGCCGGCTTATGCCGTTTATATCGCCGAAAAACTGGCGGCGATCAAAAAAATCCCGGTCGCCGAAGTGGCCCGGCAAACAACGGCGAATGCCGTAGGGTTATTCGGATTACGTGAAGCCACCGCTTAAGTTTTCACCGAAAAAATCCCTCGGGCAAAATTTTCTCATCGACGAGAACATTGCCCGCAAGATCGTGCAGTTCTTGGCGCCGCAGCCGGACGACTACATCGTTGAAATCGGTCCGGGCTTCGGCGTTTTGACCAAATACCTCGTGCCGAGCGGCTGCCGCTACCTCGGCATCGAGATCGATCAGCGGCTCGTTCCGCTTTTGCAAAAGGAATATGCGGCTTTCCCGCGCGCGGAAATTTTGCACGCCGATTTCCGCAAAGTGAATCTCGCCGAGTGGGCGGAGGGAACAAAGCTGCGGCTCGTCGGCAATATTCCGTATCACATCACCAGCAGCCTGGTTTTTGCGGCGTTTGCGCAAAATAATATTTTGCGCGACATGGTGTTGACGGTGCAAAAAGAGGTCGCCGCGCGAATTGTGGCCGATCCGCAAACCGGCGGCAAGGATTACGGCATTCTTTCGGTGATCAGCCAAACGTTCGCACAAACTGAAATTCTTTTTACCATGTCGAAACACGTTTTTCGGCCCCGGCCCGAGGTCGATTCCGCCGTTGTGCGCTGGACATTTCAGCCGCCGCCGGAAAATCTTGTGGACGCGGATTTTTTCGTGCGGATGGTGAAAGCCATTTTCGGGCAGCGCCGAAAAACTTTGCGTCGCAGCCTCTCGGCATTTTTAGGCCGTGAAATTTCCGTTGCGACGCCAGTCGATTTGCAGCGCCGTCCGGAAAATCTCTCGATTCGCGAGCTGATTCAATTGGCCAATGCATTGCTTACAGGACAAGACCACAATGGAAGAACTGGATCGCCAGGAAATTCTCGATGACGTGAGCTATCTCATCGAGGCCAAACAAGCGCCCAAATTGCGCGCCACTATGCTCGACGCCTATCCGGCGGATATTGCCGATTTGCTCAAGCACATGGACGACGAGCATCGCCGATATTTATTTGACGCGCTTGATTTGCGCACGGCTGCCGACGCCATCCTTGAAGTCGACGAATCAACGCGCCGCGAATTGATCGAAGCCTGGAACGAAAAACGGCTTGCCGGTTTGGTGCGCGAGATGAATTCGGATGACGCCACCGATTTCATCAGCGAATTGCCGCCGGAGCAGGCAGCAAAAGTTCTCAAGCTCATCGCGCCGGAAGAATCCGCCGAAGTGCGCCAGTTGTTGGCGCATGAAGAAGACACCGCCGGCGGCATTATGGCGCTGGAGTTGGTGGCAATGCCGCAGGACGGCACGGTTGAAGAAGCGATCGACGAAATTCGCAAAAAGGCGGACGAAATCGAGACCATCAATCATGTCTACGTGATCGACGAGAATCGCCGCCTGGTCGGCATCGTGCCCTTGAAAAAACTTCTCCTGGCCGAAGCCTATACGCCTCTCAGCGCCATCATGAATCGCGACGTGATCTCCGTTCCGGTCGGAACCGATCAGGAGGAAGTCGCCAAGCTGGCGCGGAAATATGATTTGCTGAGCGTGCCGGTGGTCGATGCGCACGGCCGCCTCGCGGGCCGCATCACTTACGACGATATTGTTGACGTCATTCAGGAAGAAGCGGAAGAAGACCTCTCGCGCGTGGCCGGCGTGACGGAAGACGAGGAGCCGCGTGAAAGCTCGATCTTTCGCATTTCACGCATCCGTTTGCCGTGGCTGATCATTGGCTTGTTTGGAGAGATCATCGCCGCCACGGTGCTGAGCAATTACTCCAGCGCCTTGGAAAAAATTATTGCGCTGGTTTTTTTCATCCCGGTCATTACCGC
Above is a window of candidate division KSB1 bacterium DNA encoding:
- the mgtE gene encoding magnesium transporter; the protein is MEELDRQEILDDVSYLIEAKQAPKLRATMLDAYPADIADLLKHMDDEHRRYLFDALDLRTAADAILEVDESTRRELIEAWNEKRLAGLVREMNSDDATDFISELPPEQAAKVLKLIAPEESAEVRQLLAHEEDTAGGIMALELVAMPQDGTVEEAIDEIRKKADEIETINHVYVIDENRRLVGIVPLKKLLLAEAYTPLSAIMNRDVISVPVGTDQEEVAKLARKYDLLSVPVVDAHGRLAGRITYDDIVDVIQEEAEEDLSRVAGVTEDEEPRESSIFRISRIRLPWLIIGLFGEIIAATVLSNYSSALEKIIALVFFIPVITAMGGNAGIQASAIVVRGLATGEINLNDTLRRLGKEIRVAILNGLLCGLVIFLVVSFGWKNPGMGLLIGTSLMVVIMSASVIGGTVPLALKRFNVDPAIAIGPFITISNDILGLLIYMWIAMAFLQYL
- the rsmA gene encoding 16S rRNA (adenine(1518)-N(6)/adenine(1519)-N(6))-dimethyltransferase RsmA; this translates as MKPPLKFSPKKSLGQNFLIDENIARKIVQFLAPQPDDYIVEIGPGFGVLTKYLVPSGCRYLGIEIDQRLVPLLQKEYAAFPRAEILHADFRKVNLAEWAEGTKLRLVGNIPYHITSSLVFAAFAQNNILRDMVLTVQKEVAARIVADPQTGGKDYGILSVISQTFAQTEILFTMSKHVFRPRPEVDSAVVRWTFQPPPENLVDADFFVRMVKAIFGQRRKTLRRSLSAFLGREISVATPVDLQRRPENLSIRELIQLANALLTGQDHNGRTGSPGNSR
- a CDS encoding TatD family hydrolase, with amino-acid sequence MFIDTHAHLQISHFDSDREEVIRRAFDAGVEKIIVVSTDVASSRQSLQLAEKFSGVFAAAGIHPTDCAGAAEEDFAMIAELARHPKAVAIGEIGLDFYWKNVPPEIQRRAFVRQLHLAKELQKPVIIHNRDAGVAILQTLQDAGITHLSGVFHCFSEGADYARRVLALGCHISFTGNLTYKKSVLPEIAGSIPLEKILLETDAPFMTPAPHRGKRNEPAYAVYIAEKLAAIKKIPVAEVARQTTANAVGLFGLREATA